CCAGGATCATCAAACCCGAGCTCACAAAAAGCTTGATTAGAAGAGTTATCTTGTGGATACTTGCAGGCGGTCCAACGGGATCCGAGTCTAGAGGAACCTCCTGGGACTGTCAAGAACAGGGATCAGAAAAAAATGGAGGAGGGAAATGGATCAGCAGGCTGCCAAACGCGTGGAAGTGAGGGCTCCCATGTCCGGCATTTTTTACCGAAAACCCGCCCCAGACCAACCACCCTTTGTGGAGGTGGGAGACAAGGTCAAGAAGAAACAGGTCTTGGCACTTCTAGAGACCATGAAGGTCTTTCAAAAGGTGAAATCTCCTGCAGACGGTAGAATAGTTGAAATAATTGCACAGAATGAATCACCGGTGAAAGACAACGATCTGATGTTTGTGATTCAGCAGGAGGACTAGCTTGGGTTCTTGATGAATGTTGTCAGGTTGGAGCTTGCTCCTTGCTATCATAAAAGAAGTCATGAGCATATGGAAAAATAGGCTTTTTTACATGGCAAAAGGCATCTGGGAATCAACACTTGAAAATCCCAAATAGCCTTTGTTAAGGAAGGATAGGGGCCAGGGAAATGTTTCGTAAGGTGCTGGTTGCCAATCGTGGAGAAATAGCCCTCAGGGTCATTCGGGCCTGCAGGGAAATGGGGATTCAAAGCGTAGCCGTGTTCTCGGAGGCAGACAAGGAAAGCCTTCATGTGCGCATGGCTGATCAGGCAGTGTGCATAGGGCCTCCTCCCAGCTCCAAGAGCTACCTAAACCTGGAGGCCATCATGGAGGCAGCCAAGGCAACAGGGGTTGAGGCCGTGCACCCAGGATACGGGTATCTGGCCGAGGAAGAAGAACTGGCCATGGCTTGTCAAAGGGAAAACCTGGTTTTCATCGGCCCAACTCCCGAGAACTTGAGGTTGGCTGGAGACAAGATTCTGGCCAAACAGACCGTGGCCAGGGCAGGAGTGCCTGTTCTGCCCAGCAGCCATGGAGCAATAGGCTCCCTGGAAGAGGCCTTGTCATGGGCAGATCGCATCGGCTATCCGGTCCTGATCAAGGCGGCCGGGGGCGGGGGAGGACGGGGAATCCGGGTCTGCCAGAATGAGGAAGATCTCAGGGAAGAATATCCCATAGCCAAGGCAGAGGCCAAGGCAGCCTTCGGAAACGATGAAGTTTACATGGAAAAGAGAATAACCTCTGCCCGCCATGTGGAGTTCCAAATCCTGGCGGATGTCAGAGGAGAGGTGGTGCATCTGGGCGAAAGAGAGTGCACCATCCAGAGAAGATACCAGAAACTCATAGAGGAGTCCCCCTCCCCTTCTTTGAGTCCTGGACTCAGGGACCAGATGGGCCACGCGGCCGTGGCTGCGGCCAGAGCCGTCAATTACCGCAATGCTGGCACGGTGGAGTTCTTGTTGGACCCAGAAGGGCGTTTCTACTTCATGGAGATCAATGCCAGGATCCAGGTGGAGCACCCCGTGACAGAGCAAGTCACAGGTCTGGACCTGGTCAAGGAGCAGATCCGAATAGCTTGGGAAGAGCCCTTGATGCCCTTTCTAAAACAGATCAAGCCCAGTGGCTGGGCCCTGGAATGCAGGATCAATGCAGAGGATCCTCAAAAGGGTTTCCTGCCCTGCCCGGGCCTGGTTGAGGAGCTCAAAGTTCCTGGTGGCTTCGGGGTTAGAGTGGACACACATCTGTACCAGGGCTATGAGTTGCCCATGTATTATGACTCACTGGTGGCCAAGCTCATCTCTTATGACAGGACGCGCCAGGGCGCCATCTCGGTCATGAGGCGGGCGCTCAAGGAGTTCGTCATTCACCCCATACGCACCACCATCCCTCTTCATCTTAGGATCCTTGAGGATCCGGATTTCTTAGCAGGTCGCTTTGACACTGAGTTTGTCAAGAGGTTTTTTCCCCAGCAGGAGGATGAGCAGGACTGAGACTCATCTGCCCAGCCACATGGCGGACCATTTGTTTGAAAACCCCTTGAAAGATTTCGGGTGTAAGAAGGTAATCGGGGTTCCGAAAATAGAATCTTCTGGTTAGCTCTCTGGCCGCCTCCTCAATGTCTAGGCTTTGCAAATAGAGTTCCTCCATCTCTTTTCTCAGCCCTGCAGCAATCTGGCTTGCCCTGGCCATGAACTCCCCGGCCTCTTCTCCACAAACATAGCCATAGTGGTCTGCGCAGACGTATTTAACCGGCAAGCCCCTCAAGCGTTCCAGGTTTTTCTGGTATAGGGTGAAGTCAGAATTCCCGGATGTGATGATGGTGTCTTTAAAGGGAATTCCCCCCGCGTCAGAGGCAAACACAGCTTCCCATCGGGGCACCCACGCAGTTATGGAACAGGAGGAATGCCCTGGGGTCTCCAAGATCTGGATCTCCAGGTCTCCCAGATCAATGCTATCCCCCTCTCCCACCCTACTGCCCAGGATATCGGTCCGCCATTGCCAGTCGTAATCATCCAACACTCCCAGGCAATCCATTCTGGCTGCCACAGCCCTGGAGAATGAGTTTATGGTCTCAAGGACCTTGGGGGTCTGCAGAAGCTCCCAGGCTCTCTTGGAAGCCAGCAGCTCCAGGTGTGGCCACTGTCTTTTCAGATAAGGGGCTATTCCTACATGATCGAAGTGGGCATGCAGGATCAATAGCCTGGAAACTCGGGTAGGATCCAGCCCAAATTCTGTGATCTGTCTCAGAACATCCGGAACTATGTAAGACATGCCTCCGCTGATCAGCATGGAACTATTCTTGCCCTCCAAGAAATATACGCATGACTCTTCTGTGCCCAATAGCCACAGCCCTTCACACACTCTACCAGGTTGTCTCACCCTCATGGAATTCCCTCCAGATCTCTCATGGTTTTCCTGGACAGATGCCCCATTGCCCTTGTGCCCCTATGGCCATCTTGAAACTTCTCAAGAGCTCGTCCTCAGGAGCGATCCATCTTTTTCTCCTTATCCTGCTGTCCACCGCCTCCCCATTCAAGACTAGACTGGTGATATGCCTTCCCTGGGGGCTGAACACATGGGCCCTTTGGCGTGGCCCCAAAACCACTATTGTCTTTTTTCTGGCATCCCAAAGGATTCGCTCTGGCGGCGCTGCAGCTGCATCCTCCAGGGCCTTGTAAGTGGGACGCAGATCCCCTCGCCTCATCTCCGCGTGAAGGGTGCGGCGTGAAGCCTGGCGTCCTATTTTTTCAAGCCCCCTGGCCAAACCCTTTAGAACCCTCTCGGAGCCTGCCCCAGATGATCCCTTCCCTCCTTTTTGGGAAGAGCCCTGCAATGAGTCTTTGCCCAAAAGCTGGATCTTTCTTCTGGCCTTGAGCAACAGGTCCCTGACTCTTCCGTGGTATGAGCACTCTATGGCCTCCCAGACACCATCATTTCCCGGGATCCGTCCCAAGAGGTTTAGCTCCATCCTGCACAAGTTGTTAAGACCTCTGACCTGCACCGCCTGAGCCGTTAGAGCCACACGTTCATCTCCCATTGCCAAGAGCCCGAAGACCACCTGACCAAAGATATCATAAACTCTGGACATGCGACCAAAGACCTCCAGCTGGGCTCTCTTGAGGCTAGGCCCGTCAAAATACACAGCCAGAAGCTCTTTTCCGTTGCCATCAAAGAGTTCTTCCAGCCTGGGATGACGCACATCCAGAAGCAGCTGGTGGAAATCCACCCATCTTGGAAGCCCGGTGGGACTGTAGCCTCCAAAGACGCTGGCAAAGGCAGGTGGCATGCTGTGTTGGCAGCAGGAACTCTCGCAGCGGTAGCAGTAAACATGTCCTTGTTGGAACGGATCTGATTTGAGCGCAGTATCCCTTAGAGCATCTCTTATCTGCTCTTCCAGCTCCATGGAGGAGCTGATTTTCCATGGATTCCCGGGCTCCAAGATACACTTGAGTTCCAGCGCAAAGGGCTCCTTGACATTCTTTTCTGATCCAAGGGTTTCCCAGGCAGCCTCCCTGGCTGCCAGGAGCAAGGCCCTCTCTAGCTCCATGACCCTTTGTCTGAGCCCTATGTGCCGCATGGCCCACCTCCACACGGGTCTGATTCTCAGCCCCAAAGAGCCCTGCCAGAAGGCTCTTGTCCAGGATAACTGCTTTGAGGCTTGCTTCAAACAAGGCCCGGGATTGCGCAGAGCTTTGACACATAGTAATCTTGCCTCGGAGCCTTGTGCAGGGTAAAGAGCTTTTGGAGGCTGCGATGCAAGATGCGTCAACCACCCCCCCTGATCTGAAGTCCATGGTGAAAAAACTCAGTGCAGGAGCCTCTTACCGCAGGATGCTTGCGGCCAGCGAACAGGGAAGGCCCATTTGTGTGGCCAGTGCCGCCGTGCCGGTGGAGGTGCTCTATGCCATGGATGTATACCCAGTCTTTCCAGAAAGCCTTGCTGCCATAGCAGCAGGAATAAGGAAGGCCGATGAGTTCTTTGAGGCTGCGAGGGAGAGGGGCTTTTCCAACTCAGTCTGCTCTTACACCAGGTGCGGACTTGGGATCGCCTGGACCCAGAAGTCAGCTTTTGGTCCCATACCCGAGCCTGACCTTTTCATCACCGATGTAAGCGTTTGCTGTTTGCATGTCACCTGGTGGGCTTATCTGGAAGAGCATTTCAAGAAGCCCACCTTTTACATGGACATGCCGGCCACAGATGATCCTTGGGA
The sequence above is drawn from the bacterium genome and encodes:
- a CDS encoding biotin/lipoyl-containing protein, with amino-acid sequence MDQQAAKRVEVRAPMSGIFYRKPAPDQPPFVEVGDKVKKKQVLALLETMKVFQKVKSPADGRIVEIIAQNESPVKDNDLMFVIQQED
- the accC gene encoding acetyl-CoA carboxylase biotin carboxylase subunit, giving the protein MFRKVLVANRGEIALRVIRACREMGIQSVAVFSEADKESLHVRMADQAVCIGPPPSSKSYLNLEAIMEAAKATGVEAVHPGYGYLAEEEELAMACQRENLVFIGPTPENLRLAGDKILAKQTVARAGVPVLPSSHGAIGSLEEALSWADRIGYPVLIKAAGGGGGRGIRVCQNEEDLREEYPIAKAEAKAAFGNDEVYMEKRITSARHVEFQILADVRGEVVHLGERECTIQRRYQKLIEESPSPSLSPGLRDQMGHAAVAAARAVNYRNAGTVEFLLDPEGRFYFMEINARIQVEHPVTEQVTGLDLVKEQIRIAWEEPLMPFLKQIKPSGWALECRINAEDPQKGFLPCPGLVEELKVPGGFGVRVDTHLYQGYELPMYYDSLVAKLISYDRTRQGAISVMRRALKEFVIHPIRTTIPLHLRILEDPDFLAGRFDTEFVKRFFPQQEDEQD
- a CDS encoding MBL fold metallo-hydrolase, encoding MRVRQPGRVCEGLWLLGTEESCVYFLEGKNSSMLISGGMSYIVPDVLRQITEFGLDPTRVSRLLILHAHFDHVGIAPYLKRQWPHLELLASKRAWELLQTPKVLETINSFSRAVAARMDCLGVLDDYDWQWRTDILGSRVGEGDSIDLGDLEIQILETPGHSSCSITAWVPRWEAVFASDAGGIPFKDTIITSGNSDFTLYQKNLERLRGLPVKYVCADHYGYVCGEEAGEFMARASQIAAGLRKEMEELYLQSLDIEEAARELTRRFYFRNPDYLLTPEIFQGVFKQMVRHVAGQMSLSPAHPPAGEKTS